One window from the genome of Lentibacillus daqui encodes:
- a CDS encoding DNA ligase D has translation MEIMKPIASTTIPTGAEWVYEVKYDGFRCLLSWEKDQATLTSKNNKDLTSLFPEIVNFCNVHQKRVEHLLPVQLDGELTVLNHTYQANFSWMHTRGRIKTASTIHQAARKRPATLLAFDMLQVNGIDLMTKSFQQRKEQLKDFFIAGGWDFDISPLNRISYVPCLQDATELWNRIFTYKAEGIIAKRKNSDYTGGKNHRDWLKVKNWRTIQCVLTHYDPKNDYFTAVVWNGHDWQEVGKCKHGLGQEPKATLKQLFATKGEKVETGYLLPPAICAEIHTLDLLEQEIREPEFAKLLVNTLATDCTAEKLALDIAMLPEELDLTKPDKLLWPNANFTKGDLLVYLREISPYMLPFLQDHVLTLIRCPDGVDGESFFQKHLPDYAPSYIDSIMAENERLMICNNLKTLVWFGNHGALEYHIPFQRSKSATPSEIVFDLDPPDRERFSLAVFAAQLLKQIVDDLEIVPFVKTSGNKGLQVHIPIPENSMTYDETAIFTQAIARTLEQEYPQYFTTERMKKNRHERLYLDYMQHGRDKTIIAPYSPRKITEGTVATPLFWEELKEDLSPVEFTIANAVDRVKSLGDPFAGYFIVKERQNLDPVKQLIEE, from the coding sequence ATGGAAATCATGAAGCCAATTGCCAGCACAACCATACCGACCGGCGCTGAGTGGGTATATGAGGTGAAATATGATGGTTTTCGTTGTTTGCTTTCCTGGGAGAAGGATCAGGCGACATTAACAAGTAAAAACAATAAAGATTTAACTTCCTTGTTCCCTGAAATTGTAAATTTTTGCAATGTCCACCAGAAAAGGGTTGAACACTTGCTACCCGTTCAATTAGATGGCGAGTTAACTGTATTGAATCATACGTACCAGGCTAATTTCTCATGGATGCATACGCGCGGCAGAATAAAAACGGCATCGACAATCCACCAAGCGGCAAGGAAACGGCCGGCAACATTACTGGCATTTGACATGTTGCAGGTAAACGGTATCGATTTAATGACTAAATCATTCCAGCAACGCAAAGAACAATTAAAAGATTTTTTTATTGCAGGCGGCTGGGATTTTGATATTTCTCCATTAAATCGGATTAGTTACGTGCCCTGTCTGCAGGATGCAACCGAACTTTGGAATCGTATTTTTACATATAAGGCGGAAGGGATCATTGCCAAACGGAAAAATAGCGACTACACAGGTGGAAAAAACCATCGCGACTGGTTAAAAGTGAAGAATTGGCGCACCATCCAATGTGTTCTTACCCATTACGATCCGAAAAATGATTATTTTACCGCCGTTGTTTGGAATGGTCATGATTGGCAGGAAGTCGGCAAATGCAAACATGGGCTTGGTCAGGAACCAAAAGCGACGTTAAAGCAATTATTTGCCACCAAAGGGGAAAAAGTTGAAACTGGTTACCTGCTCCCACCAGCTATTTGTGCAGAAATCCATACCCTTGATTTACTGGAGCAAGAAATCCGCGAACCCGAGTTTGCCAAGCTGTTGGTTAACACCCTTGCTACAGACTGTACAGCAGAAAAATTAGCACTGGACATAGCCATGCTACCTGAAGAACTGGATTTAACCAAACCGGATAAACTGTTATGGCCGAATGCAAATTTCACAAAAGGCGATCTGCTTGTTTATTTAAGAGAAATATCACCCTATATGCTGCCATTTTTGCAAGATCATGTACTCACATTAATTCGTTGTCCGGACGGCGTGGATGGGGAATCATTTTTCCAAAAACACCTACCCGATTATGCCCCCTCCTATATTGACAGTATCATGGCAGAAAACGAACGGTTGATGATCTGTAATAACTTGAAGACACTTGTCTGGTTCGGTAATCATGGCGCATTGGAATACCATATTCCTTTTCAACGGTCTAAAAGCGCAACCCCTTCTGAAATTGTATTCGACCTTGACCCACCAGACCGAGAGCGTTTTTCACTTGCTGTTTTTGCAGCTCAATTATTAAAACAAATAGTTGATGATCTAGAAATTGTTCCCTTTGTAAAAACATCAGGTAATAAAGGATTACAAGTGCATATCCCTATTCCGGAAAATAGCATGACTTATGATGAAACAGCTATTTTTACGCAAGCGATTGCCCGGACGCTGGAGCAGGAATATCCACAGTATTTTACAACCGAGCGAATGAAGAAAAATCGTCATGAACGCCTGTATCTTGACTATATGCAGCACGGTCGGGATAAAACGATCATTGCCCCTTATTCACCAAGGAAAATTACGGAAGGAACAGTTGCCACGCCACTTTTTTGGGAGGAACTCAAGGAGGATTTATCACCGGTTGAATTTACAATTGCCAATGCAGTTGATCGTGTAAAATCACTTGGCGACCCATTTGCCGGTTATTTTATTGTGAAGGAACGGCAGAATTTAGATCCGGTGAAACAATTAATTGAAGAATGA
- a CDS encoding L-cystine transporter, translated as MNAFLIIVNIAVLLAIIGLLIWMQKKHFSFTKRVFTGLGVGIVLGAVLQVIYGADSDILTQTTEWYNIVGSGYINLLMMIVVPLVMVSIIQSIINLEKSSELGKMSAWIIGILVVTAMVAALVGIGSAALFHLNADQIDAGQAEMERSSEMEQTVGEVEETSTPEKILDFIPSNIFLDMTQQRSTSVIAVVIFSLIVGIAVLGVRRKNPEQAEIFTKIINSLYAVVMRIVTLILRLTPFGILALMANTVASTDFAGILELGKFVIASYVAIITMFIIHLILVGVFGLSPMMYLKKVLPVLTFAFTSRSSAGSIPLNINAQKNSLGVHEGIANMSASFGATIGQNGCAGLYPAMLAIMIAPSAGIDPFTFGFIAKLVLIVGISSFGVAGVGGGATFAAIIVLSSMGLPVGLAGLLISIEALIDMGRTALNVNDSILSGTLTSRILGKLNLKTFNDKTAIEKDIAI; from the coding sequence GTGAATGCATTTTTAATTATCGTAAATATTGCGGTTTTACTAGCAATTATCGGTCTTCTTATTTGGATGCAGAAGAAACACTTTTCATTTACAAAACGCGTATTCACGGGGCTGGGCGTTGGCATTGTGCTCGGCGCTGTATTGCAGGTTATTTATGGCGCAGATTCAGATATATTAACCCAGACAACTGAATGGTATAATATTGTCGGCAGCGGTTATATCAATTTGCTTATGATGATTGTTGTACCACTTGTGATGGTATCGATTATCCAATCGATCATCAATCTGGAGAAATCATCAGAATTAGGGAAAATGTCTGCATGGATTATTGGAATTCTCGTGGTTACGGCAATGGTTGCGGCACTTGTCGGAATTGGCAGTGCGGCATTGTTTCATTTGAATGCTGATCAAATTGATGCTGGTCAAGCAGAAATGGAACGCAGTAGTGAGATGGAGCAAACAGTGGGTGAAGTTGAGGAGACATCGACACCAGAGAAGATTTTAGACTTTATTCCATCAAATATCTTTCTGGATATGACCCAACAACGCTCAACATCGGTAATTGCCGTTGTTATCTTTTCACTTATCGTTGGCATAGCGGTACTAGGGGTAAGAAGAAAGAATCCCGAGCAGGCTGAGATCTTTACAAAAATCATTAATTCGCTATATGCTGTTGTCATGCGGATTGTCACTTTGATTTTGCGTTTGACGCCATTTGGCATTTTAGCGTTGATGGCGAATACGGTTGCCAGCACTGATTTTGCTGGAATACTTGAGCTTGGTAAATTTGTCATCGCGTCGTATGTAGCGATTATTACGATGTTTATTATTCACTTAATCCTGGTCGGGGTCTTTGGTTTAAGCCCGATGATGTATTTGAAAAAAGTTTTGCCTGTGCTGACGTTTGCGTTCACGTCGCGTTCAAGCGCGGGATCAATCCCATTAAATATCAATGCGCAAAAAAATTCGCTTGGTGTACATGAAGGTATTGCTAACATGTCCGCATCATTTGGTGCCACCATTGGTCAAAATGGTTGTGCAGGTTTATACCCGGCGATGCTGGCGATCATGATTGCACCATCTGCCGGCATTGATCCATTTACATTCGGATTCATTGCCAAGCTGGTCTTAATTGTTGGCATCAGTTCGTTTGGTGTAGCCGGTGTTGGCGGCGGTGCAACATTTGCAGCTATCATCGTGCTTTCTTCGATGGGGTTGCCAGTCGGACTCGCTGGGTTGTTAATTTCCATTGAAGCACTGATCGATATGGGCCGTACTGCACTAAACGTCAATGACTCGATATTATCAGGAACACTGACTTCACGTATTCTGGGAAAATTAAATCTAAAAACATTTAATGATAAAACAGCAATTGAAAAAGATATAGCTATTTAA
- a CDS encoding OsmC family protein, protein MTEHHFHLQADWPGGRNSEGFIKAGNLQTKISIPPEMDGPGIGTNPDEMLLGAAATCYIITLAAMIERAGLPLQNMDHESEGIVEVRKGVITYKKIIHKPTVTLKSSATTEEKEKLKTLVEKAEKSCMISRAIRGNVEIELEPTIG, encoded by the coding sequence ATGACTGAACATCATTTTCATTTACAGGCGGACTGGCCAGGTGGGCGAAACAGTGAAGGATTTATCAAAGCTGGCAACTTACAAACGAAGATTTCAATCCCGCCGGAAATGGACGGTCCAGGCATTGGTACAAACCCGGATGAAATGCTTCTGGGGGCTGCTGCAACATGCTATATTATTACACTGGCAGCAATGATCGAACGTGCCGGGTTGCCACTACAAAATATGGACCATGAATCGGAAGGAATTGTCGAAGTAAGGAAGGGTGTCATTACGTATAAAAAAATCATCCATAAACCAACTGTAACTTTAAAAAGCAGTGCAACTACCGAAGAAAAGGAAAAGTTAAAAACACTTGTGGAAAAGGCGGAAAAAAGCTGTATGATTTCCCGGGCTATACGCGGTAATGTGGAGATTGAATTGGAACCAACAATTGGGTAG
- a CDS encoding DUF488 domain-containing protein, with protein sequence MAIAIKRIYEEAEQDDGIRILVDRVWPRGMSKEKAKLDYWIKDVGPSNELRKWFGHDPGKYPAFKQKYKDELAEGSQHEELEKLKKITKENNGHVTLLFSAKDETHNQANVLKEILEQQ encoded by the coding sequence TTGGCAATCGCAATCAAACGAATCTATGAAGAGGCAGAACAAGACGACGGTATACGGATACTTGTTGATCGGGTATGGCCCAGAGGTATGTCAAAGGAAAAGGCGAAACTTGATTATTGGATCAAAGACGTAGGGCCATCCAATGAACTCAGAAAATGGTTTGGCCATGATCCGGGCAAGTATCCAGCGTTTAAGCAAAAGTATAAAGATGAGTTGGCTGAAGGATCACAGCATGAGGAATTAGAAAAGCTAAAAAAAATAACGAAAGAAAATAATGGACATGTAACATTGTTATTTTCTGCAAAAGATGAAACACATAATCAAGCAAATGTGTTAAAGGAAATATTGGAACAACAATAA
- a CDS encoding phospho-sugar mutase — MKQWEIVFNKWQSFEGLEPVLKAEVLEMEHDQAEDAFYKELTFGTGGMRGVLGAGINRMNIYTVRKAVNGLANYLQATFTNADQRGVAISYDSRHMSQEFALETAKVLGAYGIKAYVFASLHPTPLLSFAVRHLGACAGVMITASHNPPEYNGFKVYNDDGGQVIPEEADKIITFINQTENELTVPVLDQKQLEEHELLHWIGDEIDQAYLDQLKQISRLPDDEKQAYKDLSIVFTPLHGTAYDLVLKGLKQLNFPNVHVVEEQAKPDPEFSTVASPNPEEHQAFTMAMADGEQVDADILIGTDPDADRLGVAVKDANETYTVLTGNQLGSLILDYILTQSNRSDLRHARMIKTIVTTELGRAIASDHDVKTIDTLTGFKYIGEKIRQYDTTEETFIFGFEESYGYLISGIVRDKDAVQAAVMASELAYYWKKQGKTLLDALDVLYEKYGYYREGMTSLTLKGKEGAARIEAMMEEVRTTPLSKIGGLKVLQVEDYLTSERTLLNDGNKVEQITLPKENVVKYLLEHDSWVCFRPSGTEPKIKCYYGVCEKSSEASAEKLAALQQEMEAIMKRN; from the coding sequence ATGAAGCAATGGGAAATTGTTTTTAACAAGTGGCAGTCATTTGAGGGTCTGGAACCAGTACTAAAAGCAGAGGTACTCGAAATGGAACATGATCAGGCTGAGGACGCTTTTTATAAGGAGTTAACCTTTGGTACAGGCGGAATGCGCGGGGTTTTAGGGGCAGGAATCAACCGGATGAATATTTATACCGTTCGTAAAGCGGTAAATGGACTAGCTAATTATTTACAAGCAACATTTACAAATGCTGATCAACGGGGAGTGGCTATCTCCTACGATTCCCGGCATATGTCACAGGAATTTGCTTTGGAAACGGCTAAAGTGTTGGGAGCTTATGGGATCAAAGCGTACGTATTTGCCTCTTTACACCCGACGCCATTATTATCATTTGCGGTCAGACATTTGGGAGCCTGTGCCGGGGTCATGATTACAGCCAGTCATAATCCACCTGAATATAACGGGTTCAAGGTATATAACGATGATGGCGGACAGGTCATTCCGGAAGAAGCAGACAAGATTATTACGTTTATCAACCAAACGGAAAATGAGCTGACCGTTCCAGTTCTTGATCAAAAGCAATTGGAGGAACATGAACTATTACATTGGATAGGTGATGAGATTGATCAGGCCTATCTGGATCAGTTAAAGCAAATCTCAAGGTTACCTGATGACGAAAAACAGGCATATAAGGATTTATCCATTGTTTTTACGCCGTTGCATGGGACAGCCTATGATCTAGTGTTAAAAGGGTTGAAGCAATTAAATTTCCCAAATGTCCATGTCGTTGAAGAACAGGCAAAACCAGATCCGGAATTTTCTACCGTTGCTTCTCCAAATCCTGAAGAGCATCAGGCATTTACGATGGCAATGGCTGATGGGGAACAGGTCGACGCAGACATTTTAATCGGTACGGATCCAGATGCGGATCGCCTTGGTGTCGCGGTAAAAGATGCAAATGAAACATACACAGTGTTAACGGGAAATCAGCTCGGTTCACTTATATTAGATTATATTTTGACGCAAAGTAATCGTTCGGATTTAAGGCATGCCCGGATGATTAAAACCATTGTCACTACTGAACTTGGCAGGGCAATCGCCAGCGACCACGATGTCAAAACGATTGATACATTAACCGGGTTTAAATATATTGGGGAAAAGATTCGCCAGTATGATACAACAGAGGAGACATTTATCTTCGGTTTTGAAGAGAGCTATGGTTATTTAATCTCCGGGATTGTCCGGGATAAAGATGCCGTACAAGCCGCGGTAATGGCCAGTGAATTGGCGTATTACTGGAAAAAGCAAGGGAAGACATTACTTGATGCATTAGACGTGTTATATGAAAAATATGGGTATTATCGGGAAGGCATGACATCACTGACGTTGAAAGGTAAAGAAGGGGCCGCACGAATCGAGGCAATGATGGAAGAAGTTCGTACCACCCCGCTATCGAAAATTGGTGGTCTGAAGGTGTTGCAAGTGGAAGATTATCTCACCAGTGAGCGGACATTGCTAAATGACGGAAACAAGGTAGAACAAATCACGTTACCAAAAGAAAATGTAGTCAAGTATTTGTTGGAACATGACAGTTGGGTATGTTTTAGGCCATCAGGAACAGAACCGAAAATAAAATGCTACTATGGTGTTTGCGAAAAATCCAGTGAAGCAAGTGCGGAAAAATTGGCTGCATTGCAACAAGAGATGGAAGCTATAATGAAGCGGAACTAA
- a CDS encoding AI-2E family transporter, translating to MYKKRWFQVLVSFILIFLLILLISATDFLFDPVFKYLAAVALPIVGAGVLFYLTKPIVHLMEKYKVPRVLAIFIVFILLILLIYLVIHYIAPIAQKQFSNLINNIPEMVEGAQSLISYWQANQDIIPANVNEAINHITSNLQSYIESAMSFLFGFISQLIGFVVSIVLIPFFLFFMLKDHDKFVPFITQIFHKEKAKNISSLMHKIDHTLSHYIQGQIICAVCVGFLLFIGYLIIGLNYALTLALFGMVMCVVPFAGAFISVIPAMIVGLFQEPIMAVWVAVIMIVAHQLESNLISPNIMGRALKLHPLTIITLVLAAGSIAGFLGILFAVPFYAVIKTIIVHFYKTYQDSKIDKNDALI from the coding sequence ATGTACAAAAAACGCTGGTTCCAAGTACTAGTTTCATTCATTTTAATCTTTCTCTTAATCTTGTTAATCTCTGCAACAGATTTCTTATTTGATCCAGTTTTTAAATATCTGGCAGCTGTTGCTTTGCCTATCGTTGGTGCTGGTGTACTTTTCTATTTAACAAAGCCGATTGTCCACCTGATGGAAAAGTATAAGGTACCTCGTGTGTTGGCTATTTTTATCGTTTTTATTCTGCTGATTTTACTTATTTATCTGGTTATCCATTACATTGCGCCAATTGCCCAAAAGCAATTTTCCAATCTGATTAATAATATACCGGAAATGGTGGAAGGAGCACAGAGTTTAATCTCTTATTGGCAGGCCAATCAGGATATTATTCCAGCAAACGTGAATGAAGCGATTAATCATATTACATCCAACCTGCAGAGCTACATTGAATCAGCCATGTCCTTTTTGTTCGGCTTTATTAGCCAGCTGATCGGCTTTGTGGTTTCAATTGTGCTTATTCCATTCTTTTTATTTTTTATGCTGAAGGATCACGATAAATTCGTTCCATTTATTACACAGATCTTCCATAAGGAAAAAGCAAAAAACATTAGCAGCCTGATGCATAAAATTGACCACACTTTATCGCATTACATTCAAGGACAAATCATTTGCGCCGTATGCGTTGGATTTTTATTGTTCATTGGCTATTTAATTATTGGCTTAAACTATGCTTTAACCTTGGCCTTGTTTGGAATGGTGATGTGTGTGGTTCCGTTTGCCGGTGCATTTATCTCTGTCATTCCAGCAATGATTGTTGGCCTTTTCCAGGAACCTATTATGGCAGTGTGGGTAGCTGTGATCATGATTGTCGCTCACCAGTTGGAAAGCAACCTTATTTCGCCAAATATCATGGGAAGGGCGTTGAAACTCCATCCACTGACTATTATTACATTGGTTCTTGCTGCCGGAAGTATTGCCGGCTTTCTTGGTATCTTGTTTGCCGTCCCATTCTATGCAGTCATTAAAACAATCATTGTTCATTTTTATAAAACCTATCAGGACTCAAAGATAGATAAAAACGATGCATTGATTTAG
- a CDS encoding GNAT family N-acetyltransferase, with the protein MKVTLVSSPQEFAELAESLLMQKEACNNLMLGILGRLLEEPNHDEYGYLGIVENDHEAVFAFMQTPMNWILADTKAVDEGIIEVLTQFLFSHHIHIPSIIGPVKATTMFVKQWEQLWNTKASIHMEQLIYQLDHVQPVPMAKGELVSAEIKHHALIASWLIQFGEEVNESMSESKAIQTASRYIRNQSVYLWAVDRKPVSMVNHSRKTKHGITINAVYTPDSFKRRGYATSAVATLSAKLLKQGYQFCSLYTDKSNPTSNGIYKKMGYYVIGDSIVYRFSNNRD; encoded by the coding sequence ATGAAAGTAACACTGGTATCTTCACCACAGGAATTTGCCGAACTTGCCGAGTCTCTATTAATGCAAAAGGAAGCCTGTAATAACTTAATGCTTGGCATCCTTGGGCGTTTACTGGAGGAACCCAATCATGATGAATACGGTTATTTAGGAATTGTAGAAAACGATCATGAGGCGGTATTTGCGTTCATGCAAACACCAATGAACTGGATATTGGCAGACACAAAAGCTGTTGATGAAGGTATCATCGAAGTGCTAACTCAATTTTTGTTTAGCCATCATATCCATATTCCTAGTATTATTGGGCCGGTCAAGGCAACGACGATGTTTGTAAAACAATGGGAACAGCTCTGGAATACGAAAGCTAGCATCCATATGGAACAATTAATCTATCAACTTGATCATGTTCAACCTGTACCAATGGCCAAGGGAGAATTGGTGTCTGCTGAAATAAAGCATCATGCATTGATTGCATCATGGCTTATTCAATTTGGTGAAGAAGTAAATGAAAGTATGTCTGAATCCAAAGCGATCCAGACAGCATCACGGTACATCCGTAATCAGTCGGTTTACCTATGGGCAGTAGATAGGAAGCCGGTTTCCATGGTGAATCATTCACGAAAAACAAAACATGGTATAACTATAAATGCTGTTTATACACCAGATTCATTTAAACGAAGGGGATATGCGACAAGTGCTGTGGCAACATTGTCAGCGAAGTTATTGAAGCAAGGCTATCAATTTTGCAGCCTGTATACAGACAAAAGCAATCCGACATCGAATGGGATTTATAAAAAAATGGGCTATTATGTTATTGGCGATTCGATTGTGTATCGGTTCTCCAATAATAGGGACTAA
- a CDS encoding SE1832 family protein translates to MNKRDIEAKIAELKSDYVRIQGDAEKLVLVGQNTATAEKKLIEIEEEIAAMYRKMEELE, encoded by the coding sequence ATGAATAAAAGGGATATCGAGGCAAAAATCGCCGAACTGAAATCTGACTATGTGCGGATTCAAGGGGATGCTGAAAAATTGGTTTTAGTCGGTCAAAACACTGCAACCGCTGAAAAAAAACTGATTGAAATTGAAGAAGAAATCGCTGCTATGTACCGCAAAATGGAAGAATTAGAATAG
- a CDS encoding cation:proton antiporter: protein MFPSVLFEIMLVGLLGIGSQWLAWRYRMPAIVVMSVAGLLVGPVFGIMNPQEDFGTLYKPIITVAVAIILFEGSLNLNFKELRGLGRPVFRISTIGAFIAWILGSLTAHYIAGLSWAVAFVIGGLFIVTGPTVILPLLRQSKLKPRPAKILKWEGIIVDPIGALLAVFAFEIISYFASTQPNGLSLLAFFAASIFAAVLGWLCGRGIGWMFETGHIPEYLKSPAVFVVVIMCFTIADETAHETGLLAVTAMGITLANMGISSVEDMRHFKENMSILLISAIFIMLSASLNMETILHIFEPRIIGYVILMMIVVRPLSIFLSTIGTVLSLNEKILVGWIAPRGIVALTVSSYFAVVLGDAGYEDAGILTTLTFGLVIFTVVAHGFSISWLAKKLHLSMEGRPGTIIVGSNTFTVGLAKSLVRAKSPVIIVDSSWEKLRKAREAGIPFYHGEMLSEQTEYHLDTTPYEYLIAATEYHSYNSLVCTTFMPEYGRTNVYKVSPYKLMDGDTNDVVNKIGGRILFGDEISTEDLNQSILSGACFKQTTLTEKFNYKQYLEKLDAGSIPLYIIKPSGKIIFYSSDMKAIPEPGDIVVSLRSARHQNNSE from the coding sequence ATGTTTCCTTCTGTTTTATTTGAAATTATGTTAGTCGGTCTCCTGGGCATCGGGTCACAGTGGCTGGCATGGCGGTACCGTATGCCGGCCATTGTTGTGATGTCTGTTGCGGGATTACTGGTTGGCCCTGTATTTGGCATCATGAATCCCCAGGAAGACTTCGGCACTTTATATAAACCCATTATTACGGTCGCCGTTGCAATTATTTTGTTTGAAGGCAGTCTGAATTTGAATTTTAAAGAATTGCGTGGTCTGGGGCGGCCTGTATTTCGTATTTCCACCATCGGGGCGTTTATTGCTTGGATACTGGGTTCATTGACTGCACATTATATAGCAGGTCTGTCGTGGGCAGTTGCCTTTGTAATTGGCGGGCTGTTTATTGTGACTGGTCCAACCGTGATTCTGCCTTTGTTGCGGCAATCGAAATTAAAACCACGTCCTGCAAAGATTCTTAAGTGGGAAGGGATTATTGTAGATCCGATTGGCGCATTGCTTGCGGTATTTGCCTTTGAAATTATTTCCTACTTCGCCTCAACGCAACCGAATGGTTTATCACTATTAGCATTTTTTGCTGCTTCTATTTTTGCAGCAGTTCTTGGCTGGTTGTGTGGACGAGGGATTGGCTGGATGTTCGAAACAGGACATATCCCCGAGTATCTCAAATCACCAGCCGTTTTTGTTGTCGTAATCATGTGCTTTACCATTGCGGATGAAACAGCACATGAGACAGGGTTATTGGCGGTGACAGCAATGGGAATAACGCTGGCTAATATGGGAATCAGCTCAGTTGAGGATATGCGCCATTTTAAAGAGAATATGTCGATTTTGCTCATATCAGCCATTTTCATTATGCTGTCCGCATCGTTAAATATGGAGACGATCCTGCATATTTTTGAACCAAGAATTATTGGCTATGTGATCTTAATGATGATTGTCGTGCGTCCGTTGTCCATTTTTCTGTCAACGATTGGGACCGTTTTGTCGTTGAATGAAAAAATATTGGTCGGCTGGATTGCTCCCCGAGGTATTGTGGCTTTAACGGTTTCCAGTTATTTTGCCGTTGTGCTGGGTGATGCCGGTTATGAAGATGCAGGAATTCTTACAACACTGACATTTGGACTTGTGATCTTTACGGTTGTTGCCCATGGATTTTCGATTAGCTGGCTGGCCAAAAAACTTCATTTATCAATGGAGGGAAGACCAGGCACGATCATTGTTGGCAGTAATACCTTTACCGTTGGCTTGGCAAAATCACTAGTTAGGGCAAAATCACCGGTTATTATTGTTGATTCCTCCTGGGAAAAATTAAGAAAGGCACGAGAGGCGGGAATACCGTTTTACCATGGCGAAATGCTGTCGGAGCAAACGGAATATCATTTGGATACAACGCCATATGAGTATTTAATTGCTGCTACCGAGTATCATTCTTACAATTCACTCGTTTGTACAACATTTATGCCGGAATATGGCAGAACCAATGTCTACAAGGTCAGCCCGTATAAATTAATGGATGGTGACACGAATGACGTTGTCAATAAAATTGGTGGACGTATCTTGTTCGGTGACGAGATATCCACAGAAGATTTAAATCAAAGCATTTTATCTGGAGCATGTTTTAAGCAAACAACGTTAACCGAGAAATTTAATTATAAACAGTACTTGGAGAAGTTGGATGCGGGGTCAATCCCGTTATATATCATTAAGCCCTCTGGGAAAATTATCTTTTATTCGTCAGACATGAAAGCAATCCCTGAACCTGGCGACATTGTGGTCAGTTTAAGAAGTGCCAGACACCAAAACAACTCAGAATAG
- a CDS encoding MerR family DNA-binding transcriptional regulator, with the protein MYTIDEASSILGVHPTTLRRWEKERKITSSRTTGGHRRYAVKDLSAIKRDLKPLQDKIVIGYCRVSSSDQKEELKRQVHTVSQYCSANGYQFRFIKDLGSGMLSIITVFSSRLYGSRSHKRKKLQQAVKQVIEDNGHAYV; encoded by the coding sequence ATGTATACCATCGATGAAGCATCCAGCATACTTGGTGTTCATCCCACTACATTAAGAAGGTGGGAAAAAGAAAGGAAGATAACATCCTCTCGAACCACCGGTGGCCATAGAAGATATGCTGTAAAAGACCTCAGTGCTATCAAGCGTGATTTGAAACCACTTCAAGACAAAATTGTTATTGGGTATTGCCGTGTCTCATCATCGGACCAAAAGGAAGAGTTAAAAAGGCAGGTCCATACCGTATCGCAGTATTGTTCGGCAAATGGATATCAGTTTCGTTTTATAAAAGATCTGGGAAGTGGTATGCTTTCCATTATTACTGTCTTTAGCAGCCGCTTGTATGGAAGCAGAAGTCACAAGCGAAAGAAACTGCAACAAGCGGTGAAACAGGTCATTGAGGACAACGGCCATGCTTACGTATAA